A stretch of the Argentina anserina chromosome 6, drPotAnse1.1, whole genome shotgun sequence genome encodes the following:
- the LOC126799852 gene encoding uncharacterized protein LOC126799852 yields MSMSSARSLRSVVSSITSMELEAVGVLVSGRRAFSAKAKKGSKGGAGDAPKASILDKEVKATTVVGANILKDRTDPKILPDYPEWVWHLVDKRPALSELRRKNIETLPYEDLKRFVKLDNRVRIKENNSLKAKN; encoded by the coding sequence ATGTCTATGAGTAGTGCGAGATCGTTGAGGAGTGTTGTCAGTTCCATCACTTCCATGGAATTGGAAGCAGTTGGGGTGTTGGTGTCAGGGCGGCGGGCATTTTCTGCTAAAGCAAAGAAGGGTTCCAAAGGTGGCGCTGGTGATGCACCGAAAGCGTCAATTTTGGACAAGGAGGTCAAGGCTACGACTGTGGTTGGAGCCAATATACTCAAGGATAGGACAGATCCTAAAATCTTGCCGGATTACCCTGAATGGGTTTGGCATCTAGTTGATAAGCGTCCTGCGTTGAGTGAACTGAGAAGGAAGAACATTGAAACTCTCCCCTATGAAGATCTCAAGCGTTTTGTTAAGCTGGATAACCGAGTAAGGATTAAGGAGAACAACTCGCTAAAGGCCAAGAACTAG